From a single Lolium rigidum isolate FL_2022 chromosome 7, APGP_CSIRO_Lrig_0.1, whole genome shotgun sequence genomic region:
- the LOC124671469 gene encoding dehydration-responsive element-binding protein 1E-like, with protein MDKRVLHRCEDEHLFINREKCHFMVTEGVVFGHRVSGRETEVGRAKIKAIETLPYPKILKFWKNFVAKLSLIHLERTDGLAYCGSDHSSSGTQSPVGGAREQDSSSYMTVSSSPPKRRTGRTKFKETRHPVYKGVRSRNPGRWVCEVREPHGKQRIWLGTFNTADMAARAHDVATLALRGRGACLNFSDSPRRLRAPPQVPSHDEIRRATTGTSQALYFHPGPSVQRNAASEAAVVSPVDSWGEELVASCPYFPMVMGGLEFEMQGYLDMAQGMLIQPPPSAWVEEEYAYDCDVSLWIY; from the exons ATGGACAAAAG AGTTCTACATAGATGTGAGGACGAACATTTATTTATAAATAGGGAGAAGTGCCACTTCATGGTTACAGAAGGTGTTGTTTTTGGACACAGAGTTTCAGGAAGAGAAACTGAAGTAGGCCGTGCTAAAATAAAAGCTATAGAGACGCTACCATACCCAAAGATATTAAAG TTTTGGAAAAACTTTGTTGCCAAACTAAGCCTAATCCATCTCGAACGGACTGATGGACTGGCGTACTGCGGCAGTGACCACTCCTCATCGGGAACGCAGTCTCCGGTGGGCGGCGCCAGAGAACAGGACTCATCCTCGTACATGACggtgtcgtcgtcgccgccgaagcGGCGGACCGGGAGGACCAAGTTCAAGGAGACGAGGCACCCGGTGTACAAGGGGGTGCGCAGCAGGAACCCCGGGCGGTGGGTCTGCGAGGTGCGCGAGCCGCACGGCAAGCAGAGGATATGGCTCGGCACCTTCAACACCGCCGACATGGCGGCGCGCGCGCACGACGTCGCCACCCTGGCGCTGCGCGGCCGCGGCGCGTGCCTCAACTTCTCCGACTCGCCGCGCAGGCTCCGGGCGCCGCCGCAGGTGCCCAGCCACGACGAGATACGCCGTgccactacgggaaccagtcaag CGTTGTACTTCCATCCGGGGCCGTCCGTGCAGCGCAATGCGGCTAGCGAGGCGGCGGTTGTTTCGCCGGTGGACTCGTGGGGCGAGGAGCTCGTCGCCAGCTGCCCTTACTTCCCCATGGTCATGGGCGGATTGGAATTCGAAATGCAGGGGTACCTTGACATGGCGCAGGGCATGCTCATCCAGCCACCGCCGTCGGCGTGGGTCGAAGAGGAGTACGCCTACGACTGCGACGTCAGCCTGTGGATCTACTGA
- the LOC124671468 gene encoding uncharacterized protein LOC124671468 has translation MRTLLNPSLQSANILCICISDLVTWLSSSFQTKIYNYVPTVHPSPPARKVAQFPSPLLLRGTGYQNITFLSRCSSVRQPCKKVKVPAMELEARPTPALMLKEWLELEFIAELSRDGFGCYPRHLVATRRNGDVISRVSAAVRAALFRLPSGREVALSGNSPRRPRMGFWKKPMGDEVVDRRSRSCSASTTSSGRRDSQASAKSSRRRSWERVLSGGAGRRNHETEVAKIKATRHLDQEQERKQRLSPVSVMDFLSQDEDDGDEDENGGGGGEGNDGGEDETASPTFQRSIANIRRASNQLLQKIRQFEQLAELDISDVDDATTTTEDINCHVDIESTDDSEGAPTQSLLDLLEESSSGSTRCVKKLLIDFFHDEKKPNGASQQKLVLETAQAWLDGQSYSLKPIWTVVKTEIKSLEQWRCLREDEQKRVTIDLERAIFSSLVEELADELFHL, from the exons ATGCGCACGCTTCTGAATCCCAGCCTGCAAAGTGCAAACATCCTCTGCATCTGCATCTCTGACCTAGTGACGTGGCTCAGCTCCAGCTTCCAAACAAAAATTTACAATTACGTGCCTAC TGTTCACCCGTCACCACCCGCTCGAAAGGTCGCACAGTTCCCGTCTCCTCTGCTTCTCCGGGGCACAGGCTACCAGAACATCACATTCTTATCACGGTGCAGCTCAGTTCGGCAGCCGTGCAAGAAAGTGAAGGTGCCAGCCATGGAGCTGGAGGCGAGGCCGACGCCGGCGCTGATGCTGAAGGAGTGGCTCGAGCTGGAGTTCATCGCCGAGCTCTCCCGCGACGGCTTCGGGTGCtacccgcgccacctggtggccaCACGGCGCAACGGCGACGTCATCTCGAGGGTATCCGCCGCAGTGAGGGCCGCGCTGTTCCGGCTGCCGTCGGGAAGGGAGGTGGCGCTCTCCGGGAATTCCCCGAGGAGGCCGCGAATGGGCTTTTGGAAGAAGCCGATGGGAGACGAGGTGGTGGACAGGAGGTCGCGCAGCTGCTCGGCGTCGACTACCTCGAGCGGAAGGAGGGATAGTCAGGCGTCGGCAAAGTCATCGCGGCGACGGAGCTGGGAGCGTGTCCTGTCGGGTGGCGCCGGCCGTCGTAACCATGAAACAGAG GTTGCGAAAATCAAGGCAACGCGCCACCTGGATCAGGAGCAAGAACGGAAGCAGCGCCTGAGCCCAGTTTCCGTGATGGATTTCCTCAGCCAGGACGAAGACGACGGCGACGAAGACGAgaacggcggtggtggcggcgagggCAACGACGGCGGAGAGGACGAGACGGCGTCGCCGACGTTCCAGCGAAGCATAGCCAACATTCGAA GAGCAAGTAATCAATTGCTTCAGAAAATCCGGCAGTTTGAACAGCTAGCCGAACTAGACATATCCGATGTGGATGACGCTACCACGACCACCGAGGACATAAATTGCCACGTGGACATAGAATCTACGGATGACTCTGAAGGTGCGCCTACACAAAGCCTACTAGACCTCCTAGAAGAAAGCTCATCGGGGTCTACCCGCTGCGTCAAGAAGCTTCTGATAGATTTCTTCCATGATGAGAAAAAACCAAATGGTGCAAGTCAACAGAAGTTGGTGTTGGAGACAGCACAAGCATGGTTGGATGGGCAAAGTTATTCTCTAAAACCAATCTGGACAGTGGTGAAGACGGAGATTAAGTCACTCGAGCAATGGAGATGCTTAAGAGAAGATGAACAAAAGCGAGTAACTATTGATTTGGAGCGTGCGATCTTCTCATCCTTGGTTGAAGAATTAGCTGATGAGTTATTTCACCTCTGA